In Salarias fasciatus chromosome 2, fSalaFa1.1, whole genome shotgun sequence, one genomic interval encodes:
- the LOC115401010 gene encoding small integral membrane protein 19-like, producing MGVHGGLGSEPESIDYSVHEAWNEATNVYLLVILVSFGLLMYLRKNKRKIMRIFALPPTAGTSPEPNFYDSLQKVRLRQQLEMYSLARKFEQQQHQHQQQQQQQGQTDSVQLSME from the exons ATGGGGGTTCACGGGGGTTTGGGGAGCGAACCGGAGTCCATCGACTACTCGGTGCACGAAGCCTGGAACGAGGCCACGAACGTGTACCTGCTGGTGATCCTGGTCAGCTTCGGCCTGCTCATGTACCTCCGGAA AAACAAGAGGAAGATCATGCGTATCTTCGCGCTCCCTCCCACCGCCGGCACCAGCCCCGAGCCCAACTTCTACGACAGCCTGCAGAAGGTGCGCCtgcggcagcagctggagatgtACTCCCTGG CCAGGAAGttcgagcagcagcagcatcagcaccagcagcagcagcagcagcagggccagaCGGACAGCGTGCAGCTCTCCATGGAGTAA